The Thermodesulfobacteriota bacterium genomic sequence CACATTTCACCGTTTTAAAATCCTCAACCGGGCGGAATTCAGCACCAAGATCTGCAGCCAGTTGTTCACCTTTTTCTTTGGTGCGGTTTAAAATAGTGAGTCTTCCACCTTCGGATATAATTCCATATCCAACTGCCCTGGCCGCACCTCCTGCCCCAAGCATGGCCACCGCTTTATTTTGTATATCTGTTTTTTCCTTAATGGCTGTTACCGCTCCGATAGAGTCATAATTATACCCTATCATTCTCCCCTGGCGATTAATAATGGTATTTACCGCCCCGATGTTTTCTGCAGGATGGCCAATTTCATCAAGAAATTCCATGACGGAAACCTTATGGGGGATGGTAATGGCAGCCCCTTTAATATCCAGCACCTTAATCGCTGAAATGGCTTTCCCTATTTCCTTTACCCTGAAGGCAACATACACACCGTTATGGTTGGCATGAGAAAAGGCGATATTGTGCATCAGCGGACTTAAGCTGTGCGATATCGGATCTCCCAAAACGGCATATAATGACGTATCTGAATTGAACATTGGCAGGGTATCTACCATAAG encodes the following:
- the aroE gene encoding shikimate dehydrogenase; protein product: MVDTLPMFNSDTSLYAVLGDPISHSLSPLMHNIAFSHANHNGVYVAFRVKEIGKAISAIKVLDIKGAAITIPHKVSVMEFLDEIGHPAENIGAVNTIINRQGRMIGYNYDSIGAVTAIKEKTDIQNKAVAMLGAGGAARAVGYGIISEGGRLTILNRTKEKGEQLAADLGAEFRPVEDFKTVKCDILINATSLGMAPKFDCMPVKKEHLHSDMIVMDIVYNPLRTRLLKVAQDMGCTTIDGVSMFVYQGASQFELWTGKKAPIDLMRKTVIRALSGSAE